The Kitasatospora setae KM-6054 genome contains a region encoding:
- a CDS encoding inositol monophosphatase family protein translates to MNDADLARRAAEAGAAVVRATDWAGIAREEKGGGDFATAADLAAERAVLDLLRAARPGDAFTGEESGRSGDRSAARQWLVDPLCGTLNFAVGTHLVGVNVALREHGRTVAAATADPYTGETYWTDGAAAHLRRNGLDTPLAPTARSRLVDLNLDPPYPNAPGLRVARLLTDPDFEQEFRPRVVSTTLAVAWVAAGRRAAYLTDGHLADSVHFAAGIALCEAAGCTVTDLRGAPVHTGAGGLIAAADPETHARLLGLLARQQGTHVRR, encoded by the coding sequence GTGAACGACGCCGATCTCGCCCGCCGCGCCGCCGAAGCCGGAGCCGCGGTGGTGCGGGCCACCGACTGGGCGGGGATCGCCAGGGAGGAGAAGGGCGGGGGCGACTTCGCGACCGCCGCCGACCTGGCCGCCGAGCGGGCCGTCCTCGACCTGCTCCGGGCGGCCCGGCCGGGCGACGCGTTCACGGGGGAGGAGAGCGGCCGCAGCGGCGACCGCTCCGCTGCCCGGCAGTGGCTGGTCGACCCGCTGTGCGGCACGCTCAACTTCGCGGTGGGGACGCACCTGGTGGGCGTCAACGTCGCCCTGCGCGAGCACGGCCGGACGGTCGCCGCCGCCACCGCCGACCCGTACACCGGCGAGACGTACTGGACCGACGGCGCCGCCGCGCACCTGCGCCGGAACGGCCTGGACACCCCGCTCGCGCCGACGGCCCGCTCCCGGCTGGTCGACCTCAACCTCGACCCGCCCTACCCGAACGCCCCCGGACTCCGGGTCGCCCGGCTGCTCACCGACCCCGACTTCGAGCAGGAGTTCCGCCCGCGCGTGGTGTCGACCACCCTCGCGGTCGCCTGGGTGGCGGCCGGCCGCCGCGCCGCCTACCTGACCGACGGCCACCTCGCCGACAGCGTGCACTTCGCCGCCGGCATCGCCCTCTGCGAGGCAGCCGGCTGCACCGTCACCGACCTGCGCGGCGCACCGGTGCACACCGGCGCCGGCGGCCTGATCGCCGCCGCCGACCCCGAGACCCACGCCCGACTGCTCGGCCTGCTGGCCCGCCAGCAGGGCACCCACGTACGCCGGTAA
- a CDS encoding maleylpyruvate isomerase family mycothiol-dependent enzyme, with protein MSNDLDFPARLNLIDDRSAAFREALAAAPALDAQVPTCPEWTLHDLAQHLGQGQRFWAAIVTAGAAETPPPRPTEPAPTDREELIAWFADSTAELLAALRETGPDAPCWTWWTLGQSPQNTAGAARRRLNETAVHTYDARLTAGLPTELPREVALDSVEEFLLTCCSTTVAWPHTPATLAFQATDGPTWYLALSATGAHATRTPATPAAPDATIRGTADELIRMLYGRLPIDSLPIDGDAAIFHQLNDWEPEE; from the coding sequence GTGTCCAACGATCTTGACTTCCCGGCCCGGCTGAACCTCATCGACGACCGCTCCGCGGCCTTCCGCGAGGCGCTCGCCGCCGCCCCCGCCCTCGACGCGCAGGTCCCGACCTGCCCCGAGTGGACGCTGCACGACCTGGCCCAGCACCTCGGCCAGGGGCAGCGCTTCTGGGCCGCGATCGTCACCGCGGGCGCCGCCGAGACGCCCCCGCCCCGCCCCACCGAGCCGGCCCCGACCGACCGGGAAGAGCTGATCGCCTGGTTCGCCGACTCCACCGCCGAACTCCTCGCCGCCCTCCGCGAGACCGGCCCCGACGCCCCCTGCTGGACGTGGTGGACCCTCGGCCAGTCCCCGCAGAACACCGCAGGGGCCGCCCGCCGCCGCCTCAACGAGACGGCCGTCCACACCTACGACGCCCGGCTCACCGCCGGCCTCCCCACCGAGCTGCCCCGCGAGGTCGCCCTCGACAGCGTCGAGGAGTTCCTCCTCACCTGCTGCTCCACCACCGTCGCCTGGCCGCACACCCCCGCCACCCTCGCCTTCCAGGCCACCGACGGCCCCACCTGGTACCTCGCCCTCTCCGCCACCGGCGCCCACGCCACCCGCACCCCCGCGACCCCGGCCGCCCCGGACGCCACCATCCGCGGCACCGCCGACGAGCTCATCCGGATGCTCTACGGCCGCCTCCCCATCGACAGCCTCCCGATCGACGGCGACGCCGCGATCTTCCACCAGCTCAACGACTGGGAGCCGGAGGAGTAG
- a CDS encoding HAD family hydrolase, with protein sequence MLDVIFFDLDGTLVDHRGAVFAAIGRIAQESPGATAGPAELASAWWELEARHMREYLAGACSFAEHHRRRVRAFLPLLGEPVPAEAEQLDAWIGGRYLPAFEASWQCYPDVRPALDALERLPSPPRLAVLTNGDPGQQRAKLARFGLLERFEAVLTPTELGAAKPAAYAAACRLLGTTPDRAANVGDMLPSDVTAATAAGLTGIWLDRGIDFVTGGPSPTADAAVLRIEKLTELTELAFCERTLA encoded by the coding sequence ATGCTTGATGTGATCTTCTTCGATCTGGACGGCACCCTGGTCGACCACCGCGGCGCGGTCTTCGCGGCGATCGGCCGGATCGCCCAGGAGAGCCCCGGGGCGACCGCGGGGCCGGCGGAACTGGCTTCGGCCTGGTGGGAGTTGGAGGCCCGCCACATGCGGGAGTACCTGGCCGGCGCGTGCTCGTTCGCCGAGCACCACCGACGCCGGGTCCGGGCCTTCCTGCCCCTGCTGGGCGAGCCCGTACCGGCGGAGGCCGAACAGCTGGACGCCTGGATCGGCGGGCGCTACCTGCCCGCGTTCGAAGCGTCCTGGCAGTGCTACCCCGACGTCCGGCCCGCACTCGACGCCCTGGAACGGCTTCCCTCCCCGCCCCGGCTCGCCGTCCTCACCAACGGCGACCCCGGGCAGCAGCGCGCCAAACTGGCCCGCTTCGGCCTGCTCGAACGCTTCGAGGCCGTACTGACCCCGACCGAACTCGGCGCCGCCAAGCCCGCCGCCTACGCCGCCGCCTGCCGCCTACTCGGCACCACCCCCGACCGGGCGGCCAACGTCGGCGACATGCTGCCGAGCGACGTCACCGCCGCCACCGCCGCCGGGCTCACCGGCATCTGGCTGGACCGCGGCATCGACTTCGTCACCGGCGGGCCCTCGCCGACAGCGGACGCGGCGGTACTGCGGATCGAGAAGCTGACCGAGCTGACCGAACTCGCCTTCTGTGAGAGGACGTTGGCCTGA
- a CDS encoding acyclic terpene utilization AtuA family protein encodes MLTGGPLDVLTGDYLAELTMLILARDRLRDPALGYARTFLRQAEECLAEALDRGVRIVVNAGGLNPARLAGALGELAAGQGLRARIGHVTGDELLPRAAEFGWAGEDPDRPLLAANAYLGAFGIAECLRAGADVVVTGRVTDAALVVGPGIAHHGWTPDDLDALAGAVVAGHVLECGAQATGGNYAFFTEHDTDHPGFPIAELHADGSSVITKHPGTGGAVTVETVTAQLLYETGGARYLGPDVTARLDTVTLTLQGPDRVRIDGVRGEPPPATLKVGLNRLGGYRNELVFVLTGLDTEAKAALVRRQLTRALAADPSANPPAGPPTSPSTGPSTSPPAGPPADLRWTETRTQHPDADTEERASTLLRLTARDPREHRVGRALTAAAVELGLSGYPGFHLIAPPARPSPYGVFEARELDRAEVDHRAHLPDGGQVAVPPPRLPPPTVAPLPAPPASPPRLPPPPAPGPTRRAPLGLVAGARSGDKGGDANLGVWARDEAGWRWLAHTLSTTLLRELLPETADLEIERHLLPNLRAVNFTLRGLLGEGVAAQYRFDPQAKALGEWLRSRHLDIPRHLLPPTPAGPEAQP; translated from the coding sequence ATGCTGACCGGCGGTCCGCTGGACGTGCTGACGGGTGACTACCTGGCCGAGTTGACGATGCTGATCCTGGCCCGGGACCGGCTGCGCGACCCGGCGCTCGGCTATGCGCGGACGTTCCTGCGGCAGGCCGAGGAGTGCCTCGCCGAGGCGCTCGACCGTGGCGTGCGGATCGTGGTCAACGCGGGCGGCCTGAACCCGGCCCGCCTGGCCGGGGCGCTCGGCGAGCTCGCCGCCGGACAGGGCCTGCGGGCCCGGATCGGCCATGTCACCGGCGACGAACTCCTCCCCAGGGCGGCGGAGTTCGGCTGGGCGGGGGAGGATCCGGACCGCCCGTTGCTCGCCGCGAACGCGTACCTCGGGGCGTTCGGGATCGCCGAGTGCCTGCGGGCCGGCGCGGACGTCGTGGTGACCGGCCGGGTGACGGACGCCGCCCTGGTGGTCGGGCCCGGCATCGCCCACCACGGCTGGACGCCGGACGACCTGGACGCGCTGGCGGGCGCGGTGGTGGCGGGCCACGTGCTGGAGTGCGGGGCCCAGGCCACCGGCGGGAACTACGCGTTCTTCACCGAGCACGACACCGACCATCCGGGCTTCCCGATCGCCGAACTGCACGCCGACGGCAGCAGTGTGATCACCAAGCACCCGGGCACCGGCGGCGCGGTCACCGTGGAGACCGTCACCGCCCAACTCCTGTACGAGACGGGCGGAGCACGCTACCTCGGGCCGGACGTCACGGCCCGGCTGGACACCGTGACGCTGACCCTGCAGGGCCCCGACCGGGTCCGGATCGACGGGGTGCGCGGCGAGCCCCCGCCCGCCACCCTCAAGGTCGGACTCAACCGGCTCGGCGGCTACCGCAACGAACTGGTCTTCGTCCTCACCGGGCTGGACACCGAGGCCAAAGCCGCCCTGGTACGAAGGCAGTTGACCCGCGCGCTGGCCGCCGACCCATCCGCGAACCCGCCCGCCGGCCCACCCACCAGCCCATCCACCGGCCCATCCACCAGCCCGCCCGCCGGTCCGCCCGCCGACCTGCGCTGGACCGAGACCCGCACCCAGCATCCGGACGCCGACACCGAGGAGCGCGCCAGCACCCTGCTGCGGCTCACCGCCCGCGACCCGAGGGAGCACCGGGTCGGCCGCGCCCTCACCGCCGCCGCCGTCGAACTCGGCCTCTCCGGCTATCCGGGCTTCCACCTGATCGCCCCGCCCGCCCGGCCCAGCCCCTACGGCGTCTTCGAGGCAAGGGAGTTGGACCGCGCGGAGGTCGACCACCGCGCCCACCTGCCCGACGGCGGTCAGGTCGCCGTCCCGCCGCCGCGCCTCCCGCCCCCCACCGTGGCGCCGCTGCCCGCGCCGCCCGCGTCCCCGCCGCGCCTGCCCCCGCCGCCCGCGCCCGGCCCCACCCGCCGGGCCCCGCTCGGCCTGGTCGCCGGCGCCCGCAGCGGCGACAAGGGCGGCGACGCCAACCTCGGTGTCTGGGCCCGCGACGAGGCCGGCTGGCGCTGGCTCGCGCACACCCTCAGCACCACCCTGCTCCGCGAACTCCTGCCGGAGACCGCCGATTTGGAGATCGAACGGCACCTGCTGCCGAACCTCCGCGCGGTCAACTTCACCCTGCGCGGGCTGCTCGGCGAAGGCGTCGCCGCCCAGTACCGCTTCGACCCGCAGGCGAAGGCGCTGGGGGAGTGGCTGCGCTCCCGCCACCTCGACATCCCGCGGCACCTGCTGCCGCCCACCCCCGCCGGACCGGAGGCCCAGCCGTGA
- a CDS encoding acyl-CoA dehydrogenase family protein: protein MSAALIDTEEQHDLRAAVAALAARYGRAYFQRKARAGEPVRELWTEAAKAGYLGVNLPAEYGGGGAGIGELAIVLEELGAAGCPLLMLIVSPAICGTVIARYGTEAQRRRWLPGLADGTAVMAFGITEPDAGSNSHRITTTARRDGEDWLLTGRKVFVSGIDQADAVLFVARTEDARTGRLRPALFVVPRDTPGFEYRPIAMELTAPERQFQVFLDDARLPADALVGDPDDSGLAQLFAGLNPERIMTAAFTLGIARHALATAVSYARTRTVWDRPIGAHQGIAHPLAQCAVEVELARLMTRKAAHLYDTGRDAAAGEAANMAKYAAGEASCRAVDQAVQTLGGNGLTQEYGLAALITATRVGRVAPVSREMILNYVAQHTLGLPRSY from the coding sequence ATGTCCGCAGCGCTGATCGACACCGAGGAACAGCACGACCTGCGCGCCGCCGTCGCTGCGCTCGCCGCCCGCTACGGCCGCGCCTACTTCCAGCGCAAGGCCCGCGCCGGGGAGCCGGTCCGCGAGCTCTGGACCGAGGCCGCGAAGGCGGGCTACCTCGGCGTCAACCTCCCCGCCGAGTACGGCGGCGGGGGCGCGGGCATCGGCGAACTCGCGATCGTCCTGGAGGAGTTGGGCGCCGCCGGCTGTCCGCTGCTGATGCTGATCGTCTCCCCGGCGATCTGCGGCACGGTCATCGCCCGCTACGGCACCGAGGCGCAGCGCCGCCGCTGGCTGCCCGGGCTCGCCGACGGCACCGCCGTGATGGCGTTCGGCATCACCGAGCCCGACGCCGGCTCCAACTCCCACCGGATCACCACCACCGCCCGCCGCGACGGCGAGGACTGGCTGCTCACCGGCCGCAAGGTGTTCGTCTCCGGGATCGACCAGGCCGACGCCGTCCTCTTCGTCGCCCGCACCGAGGACGCCCGCACCGGTCGGCTCAGGCCCGCCCTGTTCGTCGTCCCGCGCGACACCCCCGGCTTCGAGTACCGCCCCATCGCGATGGAACTCACCGCCCCCGAACGGCAGTTCCAGGTCTTCCTGGACGACGCCCGGCTCCCCGCCGACGCCCTGGTCGGCGACCCGGACGACTCCGGGCTGGCGCAGCTCTTCGCCGGCCTCAACCCCGAACGGATCATGACCGCCGCCTTCACCCTCGGCATCGCCCGCCACGCTCTCGCCACCGCCGTCTCCTACGCCCGCACCCGCACCGTCTGGGACCGCCCGATCGGCGCCCACCAGGGCATCGCCCACCCGCTCGCGCAGTGCGCCGTCGAGGTCGAACTCGCCCGGCTGATGACCCGCAAGGCGGCCCACCTGTACGACACGGGGCGGGACGCCGCCGCCGGCGAGGCCGCGAACATGGCCAAGTACGCGGCCGGCGAGGCGTCCTGCCGCGCTGTCGACCAGGCCGTCCAGACCCTCGGCGGCAACGGCCTCACCCAGGAGTACGGCCTCGCCGCGCTGATCACCGCCACCCGGGTCGGCCGGGTCGCCCCGGTCAGCCGGGAGATGATCCTCAACTACGTCGCCCAGCACACCCTCGGACTGCCCCGCTCCTACTGA
- a CDS encoding DUF6304 family protein encodes MGTITPLRFSGTYEDEQGREEISWLLQPSAHSWRKPETFELHTVIRGVEFHGSDFEGLAALDRDAAAAAGLDPDLCDCRLSGGLPVQVTATGGQRIVLAEFSCELRNGTAEIVRVAIEIDGTVHQGTGEYFEDCLDKVQRTFPPGTFLMSCHTCQWSGPVLHYQNVLGVRCCRDAGRQHLDAPPNGRHWRVPVAEWVPDTHLCARYARRTPTTPTTPT; translated from the coding sequence ATGGGAACCATCACGCCGCTGCGATTTTCCGGCACCTACGAGGACGAGCAAGGTCGCGAGGAGATCAGCTGGCTCCTTCAGCCTTCCGCCCACAGTTGGCGAAAACCCGAGACCTTCGAACTCCACACCGTGATACGCGGCGTGGAGTTCCACGGGTCGGACTTCGAGGGGTTGGCGGCGCTCGACCGGGACGCCGCGGCAGCCGCGGGCCTCGATCCCGACCTGTGCGACTGCCGCCTGTCCGGCGGGCTCCCCGTCCAGGTGACGGCCACCGGCGGACAGCGCATCGTCCTGGCGGAGTTCTCCTGCGAGCTGCGGAACGGGACCGCCGAGATCGTGCGGGTCGCCATCGAGATCGACGGGACCGTCCACCAGGGAACCGGCGAGTACTTCGAGGACTGTCTGGACAAGGTCCAGCGGACCTTTCCGCCGGGCACGTTCCTGATGTCCTGCCACACGTGCCAGTGGTCCGGCCCCGTGCTGCACTACCAGAACGTGCTGGGGGTGCGGTGCTGCCGCGACGCCGGCCGACAGCACCTCGACGCACCCCCCAACGGCCGGCACTGGCGGGTTCCCGTCGCGGAGTGGGTCCCCGACACCCACCTCTGCGCGCGGTACGCACGACGAACGCCGACCACGCCGACCACGCCGACCTGA
- a CDS encoding acetyl-CoA carboxylase biotin carboxyl carrier protein subunit has protein sequence MPGTVVRIDARPGERVTAGQVLLRIEAMKMEHRLTAPTDGTLTDLTATVGRQVETGAVLAVVRPDR, from the coding sequence ATGCCCGGCACCGTCGTCCGGATCGACGCCCGCCCCGGCGAACGCGTCACCGCCGGCCAGGTCCTGCTCCGGATCGAGGCGATGAAGATGGAGCACCGGCTCACCGCCCCCACCGACGGCACCCTCACCGACCTGACCGCCACCGTCGGCCGCCAGGTCGAGACCGGCGCGGTCCTCGCCGTCGTCCGCCCCGACCGCTGA
- a CDS encoding AMP-binding protein yields MVFHSDYPPVAPLDLPIHEAVLGGCATGEHADRPALVDGLTGRSVSYRELDAGSRRLAAGLAAAGVAQGDVVALLCPNSLAYPLAFYGTTRTGATVTPVNPLATAAELAGQLRDSGARWIITAAAFLPLVRQATAEHPPAGVFLCDAPDAPNAPDAPDEGERGAGPRTLAELAASDAPEPAPRLDPAADLAVLPYSSGTTGLPKGVMLTHRSVSTNLAQVDALLGPAPGERVLAVLPFAHIYGLTALLNRPLRARSTVVVLPRFDLEQFLTAIQRHRIEAVYVAPPIALALAKHPLVDRFDLSSIRYVLSAAAPLDAVLAAACARRLGLPHLLQGYGMTELSPVTHVVPPGDPHPPVGTVGRLVPGTELRIRALDAPPRDLGPGEDGELLFRGPQVMNGYFGRESATAATVDPDGWLHTGDVGHVDAAGWLFVVDRVKELIKYKGHQVAPAELEALLLTHPRIADAAVIGVTDAHGAECPKAYVVPAFGCDLAEQEVIEYVARRVAPYKKVREVEFLEAVPKSASGKILRRELRDRAARSAAATTAATAAATTTAATTTVPARTAPVPGTAP; encoded by the coding sequence ATGGTGTTCCACAGCGACTACCCGCCCGTCGCCCCGCTCGACCTGCCGATCCACGAGGCGGTCCTCGGCGGCTGTGCGACGGGCGAGCACGCCGACCGCCCGGCCCTGGTGGACGGCCTGACCGGGCGCTCCGTCAGCTACCGGGAGCTGGACGCGGGCAGCCGCCGGCTGGCCGCCGGGCTGGCAGCGGCGGGGGTCGCGCAGGGCGACGTGGTGGCGCTGCTCTGCCCGAACTCGCTCGCGTACCCGCTGGCCTTCTACGGCACGACCCGCACCGGCGCCACCGTCACCCCCGTCAACCCGCTCGCCACCGCCGCCGAACTGGCCGGCCAGCTGCGCGACTCCGGAGCCCGCTGGATCATCACCGCCGCCGCCTTCCTCCCGCTGGTCCGGCAGGCCACCGCCGAGCACCCGCCGGCCGGCGTCTTCCTCTGCGACGCGCCGGACGCGCCGAACGCGCCGGACGCACCGGACGAGGGCGAACGCGGGGCGGGCCCCCGCACCCTCGCCGAGCTGGCCGCCTCCGACGCCCCCGAGCCCGCGCCCCGCCTCGATCCGGCCGCCGACCTGGCCGTGCTGCCGTACTCCAGCGGGACGACCGGCCTGCCCAAGGGCGTGATGCTCACCCACCGCTCGGTCTCCACCAACCTCGCCCAGGTCGACGCCCTGCTCGGCCCGGCCCCGGGCGAACGGGTGCTGGCCGTGCTGCCGTTCGCCCACATCTACGGCCTGACCGCGCTGCTCAACCGCCCGCTGCGGGCCCGTTCCACCGTGGTCGTGCTGCCCCGCTTCGACCTGGAGCAGTTCCTGACCGCGATCCAGCGCCACCGGATCGAGGCGGTGTACGTGGCCCCGCCGATCGCCCTCGCGCTGGCCAAGCACCCGCTGGTGGACCGCTTCGACCTGTCCTCGATCCGGTACGTGCTCTCCGCCGCCGCCCCGCTGGACGCCGTGCTGGCCGCGGCCTGCGCCCGCCGTCTGGGCCTGCCGCACCTGCTGCAGGGCTACGGCATGACCGAGCTCTCCCCGGTCACCCACGTCGTCCCGCCCGGTGACCCGCACCCGCCGGTCGGCACGGTCGGCCGCCTCGTTCCCGGCACCGAGCTGCGGATCCGCGCGCTGGACGCCCCGCCGCGCGACCTCGGCCCCGGAGAGGACGGCGAGCTGCTGTTCCGCGGCCCGCAGGTGATGAACGGCTACTTCGGCCGGGAGTCCGCGACCGCCGCGACCGTCGACCCGGACGGCTGGCTGCACACCGGCGACGTCGGCCACGTCGACGCCGCCGGCTGGCTGTTCGTCGTCGACCGGGTCAAGGAGCTGATCAAGTACAAGGGTCACCAGGTCGCTCCGGCCGAGCTGGAGGCCCTGCTGCTCACCCACCCGCGGATCGCCGACGCCGCCGTCATCGGCGTCACCGACGCCCACGGCGCCGAGTGCCCCAAGGCGTACGTGGTGCCCGCGTTCGGCTGCGACCTGGCCGAGCAGGAGGTGATCGAGTACGTGGCCCGCCGGGTCGCCCCGTACAAGAAGGTCCGCGAGGTGGAGTTCCTGGAGGCGGTGCCGAAGTCCGCCAGCGGCAAGATCCTCCGCCGGGAACTACGGGACCGCGCGGCCCGCAGCGCCGCCGCCACCACCGCTGCCA
- a CDS encoding acyl-CoA carboxylase subunit beta — protein sequence MTTLPTRLDPDAPEYAAHRAAMLAKLAELDAEHAKALAGGGPKYLERHRSRGKLPARERIELLLDPDSPFLELSPLAAWGSPYQVGAALVTGIGTVAGTECVITANDPTVRGGSSNPWTLRKALRANEIALRNRLPLINLVESGGADLPGQKEVFIPGGALFRDLTRLSAAGIPTVAVVFGNSTAGGAYVPGMSDHVIMVKGRAKVFLGGPPLVKMATGEDADDESLGGAEMHARTSGLADQLALDEPDALRLARRAVHRLHWRKSGPEPGSSPEPPKYPEEELLGIVPDDLRVPFDPREVIARIVDGSDFDEFKPDYGTSLATGWATLFGYPVGLLANAQGVLFSQESQKAAQFIQLANRLHRPLVFLHNTTGYMVGREYEQGGIVKHGAMMINAVANSTVPHLSVLIGASYGAGHYGMCGRAFDPRFLFAWPSAKSAVMGPQQLAGVLSLVARQAAAAKGQPYDEDADAAIRAAVEQQIEAESLPVFLSGRLYDDGVIDPRDTRTVLGLCLSAVHSGPVEGAAGYGVFRM from the coding sequence GTGACCACCCTGCCCACCCGGCTCGATCCGGACGCGCCCGAGTACGCCGCCCACCGGGCCGCGATGCTGGCCAAGCTCGCCGAGCTGGACGCCGAGCACGCCAAGGCGCTGGCCGGCGGCGGTCCCAAGTACCTTGAGCGGCACCGGAGTCGGGGAAAGCTCCCGGCCCGCGAGCGGATCGAGCTGCTGCTCGACCCGGACTCGCCGTTCCTCGAACTCTCCCCGCTCGCCGCCTGGGGCAGCCCTTACCAGGTCGGCGCGGCCCTGGTCACCGGTATCGGCACGGTGGCCGGCACCGAATGCGTGATCACCGCCAACGACCCCACCGTGCGCGGCGGTTCGTCCAATCCGTGGACGCTGCGCAAGGCGCTGCGGGCGAACGAGATCGCGCTGCGCAACCGGCTCCCGCTGATCAACCTGGTCGAGTCCGGCGGCGCCGACCTGCCCGGCCAGAAAGAGGTCTTCATTCCGGGTGGCGCCCTGTTCCGCGACCTGACCAGGCTGTCGGCCGCCGGAATCCCCACCGTGGCCGTGGTGTTCGGCAACTCCACGGCGGGCGGCGCCTACGTGCCGGGCATGTCCGACCACGTGATCATGGTCAAGGGGCGGGCCAAGGTCTTCCTCGGCGGCCCGCCGCTGGTGAAGATGGCCACCGGCGAGGACGCCGACGACGAGTCGCTCGGCGGCGCCGAGATGCACGCCCGCACCTCCGGCCTCGCCGACCAGCTGGCCCTCGACGAACCCGACGCGCTGCGGCTGGCCCGCCGGGCCGTCCACCGGCTGCACTGGCGCAAGTCCGGCCCGGAGCCCGGTAGTTCGCCCGAGCCGCCGAAGTACCCGGAGGAGGAACTGCTCGGCATCGTCCCGGACGACCTCCGGGTGCCGTTCGACCCGCGCGAGGTGATCGCCCGGATCGTCGACGGCTCCGACTTCGACGAGTTCAAGCCCGACTACGGCACCAGCCTCGCCACCGGCTGGGCCACCCTGTTCGGCTACCCCGTCGGCCTGCTGGCCAACGCCCAGGGCGTGCTGTTCAGCCAGGAGTCCCAGAAGGCCGCCCAGTTCATCCAGCTCGCCAACCGGCTGCACCGCCCGCTGGTCTTCCTGCACAACACCACCGGCTACATGGTCGGCCGGGAGTACGAGCAGGGCGGCATCGTCAAGCACGGCGCGATGATGATCAACGCGGTGGCGAACAGCACCGTCCCGCACCTCTCCGTACTGATCGGCGCCTCCTACGGGGCCGGCCACTACGGCATGTGCGGCCGCGCCTTCGACCCGCGCTTCCTGTTCGCCTGGCCCAGCGCCAAGTCGGCCGTGATGGGCCCGCAGCAACTCGCGGGCGTGCTCTCCCTGGTGGCCCGCCAGGCCGCCGCCGCCAAGGGGCAGCCCTACGACGAGGACGCCGACGCCGCGATTCGCGCCGCGGTCGAGCAGCAGATCGAGGCCGAGTCGCTCCCGGTCTTCCTCTCCGGGCGGCTCTACGACGACGGGGTGATCGACCCGCGCGACACCCGCACCGTCCTCGGGCTCTGCCTGTCCGCCGTCCACAGCGGCCCGGTCGAGGGCGCCGCCGGCTACGGCGTCTTCCGGATGTGA
- a CDS encoding IS701 family transposase, which produces MGGDISEVDARRWSDGLADLHERFAHRFARSESRESALAYMRGLLAPLERKNGWTVAEEAGHGGPDRIQRLLNRIDWDADRVLDDVRGYVVEHLADPCGVLIVDDTGFLKKGVRSAGVQRQYSGTAGRTENCQVGVFLAYSSELGRTLIDRALYLPKSWTDDRVRCRTAGIGDEVEFATKVQLARAMVRRAIDDKIPFRWVTADAGYGYSKGWRYELEQADVFHVMATTSHDTVVTWQAMDHRLHDLVAGLPRQRWKRRSCGEGAHGLRIYDWARVEVRPWHRPDRRHWVLARRSISDPTKVAYYIAYAPAEATLNELIAVAGARWAIEECFQTAKGQCGLDDYQVRRHPGWYRHITLAMAAHAYLTVVRAQQIEKGPDPLERQTWYPSPSPRSAG; this is translated from the coding sequence ATGGGTGGAGACATATCCGAGGTCGATGCTCGTCGCTGGTCGGACGGGCTGGCCGACCTGCACGAGCGGTTTGCTCACCGGTTCGCGCGGAGCGAGTCGCGCGAGTCGGCACTGGCCTACATGCGGGGCCTGCTGGCGCCGTTGGAGCGCAAGAACGGCTGGACGGTGGCGGAGGAGGCCGGCCATGGCGGGCCGGACCGGATCCAGAGGCTGCTGAACCGCATCGACTGGGACGCCGACAGGGTGCTCGACGACGTGCGCGGGTACGTCGTCGAGCACCTGGCGGATCCCTGCGGCGTGCTGATCGTGGACGACACCGGCTTCCTGAAGAAGGGCGTGCGGTCAGCCGGCGTCCAGCGGCAGTACTCCGGCACCGCGGGGCGGACCGAGAACTGCCAGGTCGGAGTCTTCCTCGCCTACTCCAGCGAGCTGGGCCGGACGTTGATCGACCGGGCGCTCTACCTGCCGAAGTCCTGGACCGACGACCGCGTGCGCTGCCGAACGGCCGGGATCGGCGACGAGGTCGAGTTCGCCACCAAGGTCCAGCTCGCACGGGCGATGGTCCGCCGTGCGATCGACGACAAGATCCCGTTCCGCTGGGTGACCGCGGATGCCGGCTACGGCTACAGCAAGGGCTGGCGCTACGAACTCGAGCAGGCCGACGTCTTCCACGTCATGGCCACCACCAGCCACGACACCGTCGTCACCTGGCAGGCCATGGACCATCGGCTGCACGACCTGGTCGCCGGCCTGCCCCGGCAGAGGTGGAAGCGCCGCTCCTGCGGCGAGGGCGCCCACGGCCTGCGGATCTACGACTGGGCTCGCGTGGAGGTCCGCCCCTGGCACCGTCCTGACCGCAGGCACTGGGTCCTGGCCCGCCGCAGCATCAGCGATCCCACGAAGGTCGCCTACTACATCGCCTACGCGCCGGCCGAGGCCACACTCAACGAGCTGATCGCCGTCGCGGGCGCCCGCTGGGCGATCGAGGAGTGCTTCCAGACCGCGAAAGGCCAGTGCGGCCTCGACGACTACCAGGTCCGCCGCCACCCGGGCTGGTACCGGCACATCACCCTGGCCATGGCCGCCCACGCCTACCTCACCGTCGTGCGGGCCCAGCAGATCGAAAAGGGGCCGGACCCGCTCGAACGCCAGACCTGGTACCCCTCACCCTCCCCGAGATCCGCCGGCTGA